In one window of Pieris brassicae chromosome 10, ilPieBrab1.1, whole genome shotgun sequence DNA:
- the LOC123715405 gene encoding DEAD-box helicase Dbp80, which yields MAKQWGQKAEELEISNKVAGLGLNKKYEKPEDDSPDTANPAEASLLMKIIRQGLVESKQDIEIQRKDPNSPLYSVKTFEALHLKPNLLKGVYAMGFNAPSKIQETALPTLLADPPQNMIAQSQSGTGKTAAFVLAMLSRVDPTKNYPQVLCLSPTYELAIQTGEVAARMAKFCPEIKLKYAVRGEELPKGTKITDHILIGTPGKMLDWGLKFAMFDLTKIKVFVLDEADVMIDRQGHRDQCVRIHKCIPSTCQMMFFSATYNSAVMEFAEIIVTNPIIIRLLREEESLDNIKQYFVKCKSPEDKYRAICNIYGVITIGQAIIFCHTRKTASWLSEKMSRDGHSVAVLSGELTVEQRIAVLDRFRGGLEKVLITTNVLSRGIDIEQVTLVVNFDMPMDLNRKADCETYLHRIGRTGRFGKAGIAINLIESSQDMEICLDIEAHFGKKIKLLDIEDAEEIEKIGA from the coding sequence ATGGCGAAACAATGGGGTCAAAAAGCTGAAGAGCTAGAAATATCCAATAAAGTTGCTGGTTTAGGACTCAATAAGAAATATGAAAAACCTGAAGATGACAGCCCAGACACAGCAAATCCAGCAGAAGCTTCTCTACTCATGAAAATCATAAGACAAGGACTTGTTGAATCTAAACAGGATATTGAAATTCAAAGAAAGGATCCAAATTCTCCTCTTTATTCAGTAAAGACATTTGAAGCATTACACTTAAAACCAAACTTATTGAAAGGTGTATATGCAATGGGCTTCAATGCTCCATCTAAAATACAAGAAACTGCTTTGCCTACATTACTAGCAGACCCTCCTCAAAATATGATAGCACAGTCTCAATCAGGAACAGGTAAAACTGCTGCTTTTGTACTGGCCATGTTAAGTAGAGTTGATCCAACCAAAAACTATCCCCAAGTACTTTGTTTGAGTCCAACCTATGAATTAGCAATACAAACTGGTGAAGTTGCTGCAAGAATGGCCAAATTCTGCCctgaaattaaacttaaatatgcTGTTCGAGGTGAAGAACTACCTAAAGGTACAAAAATAACAGATCACATATTAATTGGGACTCCAGGAAAAATGTTAGATTGGGGCCTTAAATTTGCAATGTTTGACTTAACTAAGATAAAAGTTTTTGTATTGGATGAAGCAGATGTTATGATAGACCGTCAAGGACACAGAGACCAATGTGTTCGCATCCATAAATGTATTCCTTCAACATGTCAAATGATGTTCTTCTCTGCTACCTATAATAGTGCAGTAATGGAATTTGCTGAAATTATAGTTACCAATCCCATTATAATAAGACTATTAAGAGAAGAAGAATCATTAGACAatataaaacagtattttgttaaatgcAAGAGCCCGGAGGATAAATATAGGGCTATATGCAATATTTATGGTGTCATAACTATTGGCCAAGCtattatattttgtcataCAAGAAAAACAGCAAGCTGGCTCTCAGAAAAAATGTCAAGAGATGGTCATTCTGTAGCTGTGTTGTCTGGTGAGCTTACTGTTGAACAAAGAATTGCAGTATTAGACAGATTCAGAGGGGGGCTTGAAAAAGTGTTAATTACAACAAATGTATTGTCTCGTGGAATTGATATAGAACAGGTTACTCTTGTTGTCAACTTTGATATGCCAATGGATCTTAACAGAAAGGCTGATTGTGAAACTTACTTACACAGAATTGGGCGTACTGGTAGGTTTGGAAAAGCTGGAATAGCTATTAACTTGATTGAATCTTCGCAGGACATGGAAATTTGTTTAGATATTGAAGCACATTTTGGtaaaaagattaaattattagatattgAAGATGCAGaagaaattgaaaaaattgGTGCATAA
- the LOC123715407 gene encoding ER membrane protein complex subunit 10 produces the protein MILLLSIYSTLIYHAACLDYDGWLNIKVEHSLNCNGDKYCNRGTISLKSIRAGTAIIEQTAFNNNHIEELKELSQFDGFYTIRTLVTTADSKETEFLSSVKAKAFLENGLSDVISAWVLPNGEVIAVTFQVMNASQPNQLKQNSEYQINSNFYLRHVDQAPVPDTASYIQKLEREKEAREKGDLKDNRPFLSRYWMYIVPVAIFVLISGVGNPEGGAPPSR, from the exons ATGATACTACTGTTAAGCATTTATTCTACTTTAATTTACCATGCG gcTTGTCTTGATTACGACGGATGGCTAAATATTAAAGTCGAACATTCATTGAATTGTAATGGAGACAAATATTGTAATCGCGGGACAATATCTTTAAAGAGTATTAGAGCTGGAACTGCAATAATAGAACAAACTGCATTTAATAACAATCATATAGAAGAGTTGAAG GAGTTGTCCCAGTTTGATGGATTTTATACTATAAGAACTTTAGTTACCACAGCAGACAGCAAAGAGACTGAATTTTTGTCATCAGTAAAAGCTAAAGCTTTCTTAGAGAATGGACTTTCTGATGTTATAAGTGCATGGGTTTTACCAAATGGTGAAGTAATAGCAGTTACATTTCAAGTCATGAATGCATCTCAACCtaatcaattaaaacaaaattctgAATACCAGATTAATTCCAATTTCTACCTTCGTCATGTGGATCAGGCTCctgt ACCAGATACTGCCTCTTACATTCAAAAGTTGGAAAGAGAGAAAGAAGCCAGGGAAAAGGGTGATTTGAAAGATAATAGACCATTCTTGTCCAGATAT TGGATGTACATAGTTCCAGTTgcaatatttgtattgatatCTGGTGTAGGAAATCCTGAAGGAGGTGCTCCACCATCACGCTGA
- the LOC123715591 gene encoding coiled-coil domain-containing protein 22: protein MEEVDSIIIHFLRQLNVNINEDVKNLCDIPVETIIEAAAQCISNINPNLKVPIKLPTGVSQRIGVATQIATSCKELGYKNDVGYQTFLYYNETELRQVFMFLIEKLPSEDKKPNVKVVPSNKKQELLQQISLKIAEDLNTMWIPPCCKNPIKMSFGDYIYRKEKGIHKKPDDNILIEKLKCLQNIKIENAPIIDHTNLDRNLNNEIQTKKKIKESLKELKETTIQLKQKLDMLTSERNVMEVEFSQAQKSCERVESDLRNIENVLKSVGITDIHSENSVDNLLQVVHKNINKMHCKVEDLTSKNLSLKVDIEKLKTEKDCSQLSERNNCKKHLMDLKEKAKGVKDECEKKEELRIQLKAKYEKMKGGNKRYIYTKRILEIIGNVDKQNMEIKKVLEDTRHLQKEINSLEGQLGRCFSIADETLFKDAKKDDQAKKAYKLLALLHSECNTIVSLVNETGTLARDIVDLEDNIKTEKSKRTENILQKIQVDLANLQKESN, encoded by the exons atggAAGAAGTGGATTCGATTATTATACACTTTCTACGTCAGTTAAATGT TAATATCAATGAGGATGTAAAAAATTTATGTGATATACCAGTGGAAACTATAATAGAAGCTGCGGCGCAGTgcatatcaaatataaatccCAATCTTAAAGTGCCAATAAAATTACCAACTGGTGTTTCGCAGAGAATAGGAGTGGCTACACAAATTGCAACCTCTTGCAAG GAATTGGGCTACAAAAATGATGTTGGCTATCAAACATTCCTATACTACAATGAGACTGAACTCCGACAAGTATTTATGTTCTTAATTGAAAAGTTACCCAGTGAAGATAAAAAACCTAATGTGAAAGTTGTCCCTTCTAATAAGAAACAAGAGCTCTTGCaacaaattagtttaaaaatagctGAAGATCTTAACACTATGTGGATTCCGCCTTGCTGTAAAAACCCTATAAAAATGTCATTTGGTGACTACATTTATCGAAAAG AAAAAGGAATTCACAAAAAGCCGGATGACAACATtcttattgaaaaattaaaatgcttgcaaaacataaaaattgagaaTGCACCTATAATTGACCATACAAATCTggatagaaatttaaataatgaaattcaaacaaagaaaaaaattaaagaaagcCTTAAAGAATTGAAGGAGACAACAATTcaattgaaacaaaaattgGATATGCTTACCAGTGAAAGAAATGTAATGGAGGTTGAATTTTCTCAG GCTCAGAAAAGCTGTGAACGTGTAGAATCAGACTTGCGGAACATAGAGAATGTGCTAAAGAGTGTTGGTATTACTGACATTCACTCGGAAAATTCGGTTGATAATCTTTTGCAAgttgttcataaaaatataaataagatgcATTGTAAGGTGGAGGACTTAACTTCCAAAAATCTGTCTTTGAAAGTTGATATAGAGAAGTTAAAAACTGAAAAAGACTGTTCACAACTG tcGGAgagaaataattgtaaaaaacatCTTATggatttaaaagaaaaagctAAAGGTGTTAAAGATGAATGTGAGAAAAAAGAAGAGTTAAGAATCCAATTAAAggcaaaatatgaaaaaatgaaGGGGGGTAATAAAAG atatatttataccaaaagaattttagaaataattggTAATGTGGACAAAcaaaatatggaaataaaaaaggtattaGAAGATACAAGacatttacaaaaagaaataaacagtCTCGAGGGTCAACTGGGAAGGTGTTTCTCCATTGCAGATGAGACTCTTTTTAAG GATGCTAAAAAGGATGATCAAGCAAAGAAGGCCTACAAACTACTAGCATTATTGCATTCTGAATGCAATACAATTGTATCACTTGTTAATGAAACTGGAACTCTTGCAAGGGACATTGTAGATTTagaagataatataaaaacagaaaaatcaAAGCGAACTGAAAATATACTTCAAAAAATTCAAGTAGATTTAGctaatttacaaaaagaatcaaattaa